From the Glycine max cultivar Williams 82 chromosome 11, Glycine_max_v4.0, whole genome shotgun sequence genome, the window ACCCAGTAGGAGAGAGCCCTTGTGGACTGGGTCATCCTATAATGCTTTTACAATTCATTTTTGAAATCACTGCGATGCACCTTAGGAATGCTTTTCAATTCTGTTTCAGTGTTTCATGCTAATAATTTTGTGCTCATCTTTGATTGTCACTACTTCCCAATTATCCTCTATCAATTATGAAGCCATCCAAGCTCAATATTGATAATTCTGATGGTTTTGTGGCATATTTAAAGCACTAAACTCACAAATAAAGGCCAGTCACCAATCATTCTGACAGGGCATGGCATTGTCTGACAAAAATAAACAGCTTCAATTGCCTGGGAACCACATTGAAAATCACCTGCATCAAGGCCAGCCTAATCTGGGGAATTCTTTTCTAAGTGGTATAAAACAGCGATTGCTTTCATTCATATTCCAGGGACTATGGAATGAAGAAAGAGATGATACCTTGGTTGGTCTTCTAAATTAACTTCTTATTGTTGCacaatattttctttccatATTTTATATGGCTCTTCTATGCTGAATGTGTACAGTTCTTATGTTATCTTGGAAGGTTATAGCCTTATAGGGACATAGCGTATTTCATGATCCTggttcctttttcctttttttctcttttatgctGAAAACTTTAGTTTCTTTCCTTCTGCTATTCACagcaaattattttaagattttgtgTCTTATATGCTGTCACTACCCATGGACATTATTTCTTGCTGTACATCTATATTTCTGTGTCTTCACAGGCTGTACATGTGTGGGAAATGGAAATGCACTGGGTTTGTTGTCCAAAACAGTCAttgtcacacacacacacttttgcaataaattaaaagaaattacagTGAAGGAATTATTGGTAAAAATATCTCCAATTTAAGAATGATTAACCACACAACCAGTTAATCATGTTCAAAGAGTGGTTACTGAATAATAACCTATTGACTTAATTGACCACTTGTATGCGTAATGATTCCTGAACTAGAAACATTTTTGCTATTCCTTCTCTGTAATTTTCCTTTGTTTGCATTTCCACATATCCCATAATTATTAGGAAATTGTCAAGCATGAGTATGTATATGGAAAATGAAATATTCTAAAATCTGAAATGGCAGGCCTATAGTTTGCAGCTATGCGGTTTGtaatgacaaaagaaatggtTCTTTGTGTATGAGCATGTAGACAAGCATATATGTACCTTGTTAAATGCTTAACCCTTGTTAAATGGTTTTGTAATTTTTGCTGTCTTGATTTTCTGTGATTCTAAGTTGTGGGTGTACAAGTTTTTGGCTGTTATGTATATGGCTTAAGCTCTGTATCTTtccaattcaaatttttttaatatgtaaaaattaattgttttgatGATTTTGCTTCATCTGTCAGAGGATCCAAAGGCTCAGGAAGAAATTTTACTTCCACTTTCAAGATTATGTTGATTTGATTATCTGGAAGGTAGGGTCTGACACTTTTTTATGCATCTTAAATGACTTTGTCACAGCTTTATCATCTCAAGAACATTTCACTAATGGTTTAAACCTTCTTTATGTTTTTCCCCTTTGTATACAATAATAAGGAATATAACAAGTTACATCTATTCAACTCATGGACAGGTGCAATTCTTGGACCGACACCATTTACTAATCAAGTTTGGTAGTGTAGATGGAGGGGTGAGTTCTCTGTGTGtgtctttttccttttaacTCTTTATTCTCATTGTACCATTCACATCCCCtaagtgaaaaattaaaattacttacaAGAACCTGAGTAGGCTAAAgcccaaatataaaataaaaaatgctatAGCATTGTTGTTTCCTTTAGCTTAAGCATGTGGCAGCCCTCCTTGAAGTAGAGTCCTAGCTTCTCTGTAGGAGACTCCTCACTATACAGAGAGCCTTGGTTGAAACCAGGGTTATCCTGTCTTGTTGAAACATCTAGTGTCAAGGATTAACGCTTAAACCTTGAAGTTTATAACTAGAATggtaattttcttataattccCCCCTCAGTGCTTAAACCTATTgctgaaatttattttagttatcaGACTGGGACAATAAGGATTGAATTCTTGATCACTAGGTCATGGAGATCTCATGCAGTCATACCATGTTAAGTACTAACTTTTAAAGTCTTACAATTTTTAAGAAGGCCCATGAGTATTTTTGATATCTTGCAATTTTGTCCAACTAGTTAAAATGGGTCATGGCTCATGTTTTGGTCTATATCTAATTAAACATTCCAGAAAATTTCAACCTGGAGACTTGAGTGGAATCATTATGTTTTGTATTGAAGTAATATGACAAATGTGTTAATATTTCATGCTTTCAAGCCTCAGGTGTCCCGAAATGCTGATCACCACCCAGCTTTTGTTGCTGTATATAACATGGATACAACTGAAATTGTATCATTTTATCAGGTAAATGTTTTTcatcatgttttattttcttgggTTTTCTGTGTTAGTAGTGTCTTGGTGTTTTCTGACTCATTTTTACATCTTATCAGAATTCACCAGACGAGCTTTATCTGTTGTTTGAGCAGTTCTGTGACCACTTCCATGCAACATCAAGGAATTCAATGTATATGAATTTCATATCTTCTCATTCAAATAATATCCACGCACTGGAACAGCTCCGGAGCATTAAAGATAAGGCAAGCAGCTCTGCACAGGTAGTGTTGTTGGTTGAATCCTTCTAATCACTTGCCTCCTCTGTCCCTCCCTTcctagataaaagaaaaaacaaaagacaatgtACGTGATGTGCTAATGTGTTCTGtgtataaattttgtttgttgttttgcaGTTTGTGAAGAAGATGCTTGCCTCTTTGCCCTTCAGCTGTCAGTCACAGAGTCCTTCTCCTTACTTCGACCAATCTCTTTTCCGGTTTGATGATAAGGTTTACTATTGATGTTTGTTTGCTTGTCTAGTTTCCATGCAGTGACCAgagttttttaattgaattatatatatttgggACAAAGTTGGGGATATACCGGTGAAAGTGGAATTCCAGCTGTTAGATGAgcattaataaataagttagcTGGAATGTGGAATCAAATTGGGGTCCTCCCTTTGGAGACAGGTCATAATATCAGTTTGACTTATTACTTAAGGCCTGTCTTTTTATCCTGTTGGGAGGGTATCATGTCGATCTGAATGTCCATTTTATGACTTTTATATATCTGGAAAGAAATTTGAAGCTGAGTTTCTTTGCTGGTGGTGGCAACCTTTCCAACACTAATATTGACAACTGGTGTATTAGAAAGGATATGGTAATTGGAATATAGATTCTAGAGGCTGATTACTGTTTGAGATtccaattttattgaaaaaagagGGGTGATTGGAGGCATAGAATTTTACGTTGAATTACTTTGGGAAGAAAGATTTTCTATGGTTATTCATGTGAAAAAAAGGGATTGGAGGGGGTGGAGGGGGAAAAAATTGGCATGCAAGTTGATGTGCCATGTAAAAAGCGTTTGTCTTATATACATACATTAAACATACACGCACATGCACAAATATCTGCAAGATTTACTAAACAATGAATGAAAGTTCTCAGTCGTTTAATTTACTTTTGTCTCCTTTATAATCCACAAAAATTGTGATTCTTCACTTTAGTACTTTTTAATTCTCCCCCGTCGTTGCAGCTGATTTCTGCAACTGATCGACATAGGCAATCAACTGACCATCCAATCAAGTTTATTTTAAGGAGGCATCCGTATTCTCTCAAATTTAAGATCAAACCAGGTGCGCTTTTTCTCTTGTTCAAGCCTATTGTTTTCTAAATAAACATCAAAATGCCAAGGTTCCTTCCTTCACTTTCGAGGGTCAAATGATGGATGGGATCTGGGTTTTTTATAATAAGGAGGATGCGTGATGGAGTGAAATGCATGCGGTaactttttaagagaaaaaatcaaCAACTTGAACTGCATTTTGAACATGAACTTAACAGAATTTATTTTatgcttcaaaattatttaggtCCTGAAGCTGGTAGTATGGATGGTCGTGCAAAAAAGATCTCGTCGTTTCtttttcatccaattttgccccTTGCTCTCTCTGTTCAACAGACTTTGTTCTTGCAGCCTTCAGTTGTAAATATTCACTTTCGAAGATGAGCGTAGATTTATAGATTACAAATGAGAGTAGATTTACATTTACTTGTCTTCCACTGTTACCGTCTTTACTGAATCAAGAGGATGTATATTCAGTCGGTACTTGCAAGCCAAAATGTATGTCAATCAGATTCTAACGATTGCTGTGACAATCGACGCTCTTCTAAATTttggtcattttattttattttaaaattttaaactaattaccgaaatttttatcatttaaaaaatattggaaaAGTATTATTTGCAACAGCAttctaattaatatttcttttatcacatGTTTTTAGCATTTGCTTTTACAATCAAATTCGTTGGAATTCCCTTGGGTAATCGTCCGCTAGTTTAGTTTTTCGTGTAACACATGATTTAACGATTACATTGCcttaataagaaattttaaagtGAAATGTCTGATAGTCATAGTCATTTAAATTATATCACAAATATTAAATGTACAGTTctgattttgttatttgtattttgGTGTATGTAGTATAATTattaaagtataaattttatatgaatgttcacatataaaaaaatgggtGGCACAAATGTCCACtcgaattaaaatcaaattctcATTTACTTGTAGTATAAGATATTACCGAGTATAATTACTTATAAGATTAA encodes:
- the LOC100801685 gene encoding light-mediated development protein DET1 isoform X3 produces the protein MYRSSNIVARIFDRQICTPAPGTSVHHARRFYENLVPSYTVYEVECPDHSFRKFTDDGQYLISFSRNHQELIVYRPRWLSFSCKDEDCDKHDLPSRAKRFDSFFSQLYCVPLASCNELICKDFFLYMESNQLGLFATSTAQIHDAPAVGGAVHGVPSIEKITFLLLRLEDGEILDKKVFSNDFVNLTHNMGVFLYDDLLAIVSLRYQTIHILQIRDSGNLVDVRAIGEFCREDDELFLNSNAQLQLPGNHIENHLHQGQPNLGNSFLSGIKQRLLSFIFQGLWNEERDDTLRIQRLRKKFYFHFQDYVDLIIWKVQFLDRHHLLIKFGSVDGGPQVSRNADHHPAFVAVYNMDTTEIVSFYQNSPDELYLLFEQFCDHFHATSRNSMYMNFISSHSNNIHALEQLRSIKDKASSSAQFVKKMLASLPFSCQSQSPSPYFDQSLFRFDDKLISATDRHRQSTDHPIKFILRRHPYSLKFKIKPGPEAGSMDGRAKKISSFLFHPILPLALSVQQTLFLQPSVVNIHFRR
- the LOC100801685 gene encoding light-mediated development protein DET1 isoform X6 codes for the protein MYRSSNIVARIFDRQICTPAPGTSVHHARRFYENLVPSYTVYEVECPDHSFRKFTDDGQYLISFSRNHQELIVYRPRWLSFSCKDEDCDKHDLPSRAKRFDSFFSQLYCVPLASCNELICKDFFLYMESNQLGLFATSTAQIHDAPAVGGAVHGVPSIEKITFLLLRLEDGEILDKKVFSNDFVNLTHNMGVFLYDDLLAIVSLRYQTIHILQIRDSGNLVDVRAIGEFCREDDELFLNSNAQGMALSDKNKQLQLPGNHIENHLHQGQPNLGNSFLSGIKQRLLSFIFQGLWNEERDDTLRIQRLRKKFYFHFQDYVDLIIWKVQFLDRHHLLIKFGSVDGGVSRNADHHPAFVAVYNMDTTEIVSFYQFCDHFHATSRNSMYMNFISSHSNNIHALEQLRSIKDKASSSAQFVKKMLASLPFSCQSQSPSPYFDQSLFRFDDKLISATDRHRQSTDHPIKFILRRHPYSLKFKIKPGPEAGSMDGRAKKISSFLFHPILPLALSVQQTLFLQPSVVNIHFRR
- the LOC100801685 gene encoding light-mediated development protein DET1 isoform X7 — translated: MYRSSNIVARIFDRQICTPAPGTSVHHARRFYENLVPSYTVYEVECPDHSFRKFTDDGQYLISFSRNHQELIVYRPRWLSFSCKDEDCDKHDLPSRAKRFDSFFSQLYCVPLASCNELICKDFFLYMESNQLGLFATSTAQIHDAPAVGGAVHGVPSIEKITFLLLRLEDGEILDKKVFSNDFVNLTHNMGVFLYDDLLAIVSLRYQTIHILQIRDSGNLVDVRAIGEFCREDDELFLNSNAQLQLPGNHIENHLHQGQPNLGNSFLSGIKQRLLSFIFQGLWNEERDDTLRIQRLRKKFYFHFQDYVDLIIWKVQFLDRHHLLIKFGSVDGGPQVSRNADHHPAFVAVYNMDTTEIVSFYQFCDHFHATSRNSMYMNFISSHSNNIHALEQLRSIKDKASSSAQFVKKMLASLPFSCQSQSPSPYFDQSLFRFDDKLISATDRHRQSTDHPIKFILRRHPYSLKFKIKPGPEAGSMDGRAKKISSFLFHPILPLALSVQQTLFLQPSVVNIHFRR
- the LOC100801685 gene encoding light-mediated development protein DET1 isoform X5 translates to MYRSSNIVARIFDRQICTPAPGTSVHHARRFYENLVPSYTVYEVECPDHSFRKFTDDGQYLISFSRNHQELIVYRPRWLSFSCKDEDCDKHDLPSRAKRFDSFFSQLYCVPLASCNELICKDFFLYMESNQLGLFATSTAQIHDAPAVGGAVHGVPSIEKITFLLLRLEDGEILDKKVFSNDFVNLTHNMGVFLYDDLLAIVSLRYQTIHILQIRDSGNLVDVRAIGEFCREDDELFLNSNAQGMALSDKNKQLQLPGNHIENHLHQGQPNLGNSFLSGIKQRLLSFIFQGLWNEERDDTLRIQRLRKKFYFHFQDYVDLIIWKVQFLDRHHLLIKFGSVDGGPQVSRNADHHPAFVAVYNMDTTEIVSFYQFCDHFHATSRNSMYMNFISSHSNNIHALEQLRSIKDKASSSAQFVKKMLASLPFSCQSQSPSPYFDQSLFRFDDKLISATDRHRQSTDHPIKFILRRHPYSLKFKIKPGPEAGSMDGRAKKISSFLFHPILPLALSVQQTLFLQPSVVNIHFRR
- the LOC100801685 gene encoding light-mediated development protein DET1 isoform X4, producing the protein MYRSSNIVARIFDRQICTPAPGTSVHHARRFYENLVPSYTVYEVECPDHSFRKFTDDGQYLISFSRNHQELIVYRPRWLSFSCKDEDCDKHDLPSRAKRFDSFFSQLYCVPLASCNELICKDFFLYMESNQLGLFATSTAQIHDAPAVGGAVHGVPSIEKITFLLLRLEDGEILDKKVFSNDFVNLTHNMGVFLYDDLLAIVSLRYQTIHILQIRDSGNLVDVRAIGEFCREDDELFLNSNAQLQLPGNHIENHLHQGQPNLGNSFLSGIKQRLLSFIFQGLWNEERDDTLRIQRLRKKFYFHFQDYVDLIIWKVQFLDRHHLLIKFGSVDGGVSRNADHHPAFVAVYNMDTTEIVSFYQNSPDELYLLFEQFCDHFHATSRNSMYMNFISSHSNNIHALEQLRSIKDKASSSAQFVKKMLASLPFSCQSQSPSPYFDQSLFRFDDKLISATDRHRQSTDHPIKFILRRHPYSLKFKIKPGPEAGSMDGRAKKISSFLFHPILPLALSVQQTLFLQPSVVNIHFRR
- the LOC100801685 gene encoding light-mediated development protein DET1 isoform X2; protein product: MYRSSNIVARIFDRQICTPAPGTSVHHARRFYENLVPSYTVYEVECPDHSFRKFTDDGQYLISFSRNHQELIVYRPRWLSFSCKDEDCDKHDLPSRAKRFDSFFSQLYCVPLASCNELICKDFFLYMESNQLGLFATSTAQIHDAPAVGGAVHGVPSIEKITFLLLRLEDGEILDKKVFSNDFVNLTHNMGVFLYDDLLAIVSLRYQTIHILQIRDSGNLVDVRAIGEFCREDDELFLNSNAQGMALSDKNKQLQLPGNHIENHLHQGQPNLGNSFLSGIKQRLLSFIFQGLWNEERDDTLRIQRLRKKFYFHFQDYVDLIIWKVQFLDRHHLLIKFGSVDGGVSRNADHHPAFVAVYNMDTTEIVSFYQNSPDELYLLFEQFCDHFHATSRNSMYMNFISSHSNNIHALEQLRSIKDKASSSAQFVKKMLASLPFSCQSQSPSPYFDQSLFRFDDKLISATDRHRQSTDHPIKFILRRHPYSLKFKIKPGPEAGSMDGRAKKISSFLFHPILPLALSVQQTLFLQPSVVNIHFRR
- the LOC100801685 gene encoding light-mediated development protein DET1 isoform X1 — encoded protein: MYRSSNIVARIFDRQICTPAPGTSVHHARRFYENLVPSYTVYEVECPDHSFRKFTDDGQYLISFSRNHQELIVYRPRWLSFSCKDEDCDKHDLPSRAKRFDSFFSQLYCVPLASCNELICKDFFLYMESNQLGLFATSTAQIHDAPAVGGAVHGVPSIEKITFLLLRLEDGEILDKKVFSNDFVNLTHNMGVFLYDDLLAIVSLRYQTIHILQIRDSGNLVDVRAIGEFCREDDELFLNSNAQGMALSDKNKQLQLPGNHIENHLHQGQPNLGNSFLSGIKQRLLSFIFQGLWNEERDDTLRIQRLRKKFYFHFQDYVDLIIWKVQFLDRHHLLIKFGSVDGGPQVSRNADHHPAFVAVYNMDTTEIVSFYQNSPDELYLLFEQFCDHFHATSRNSMYMNFISSHSNNIHALEQLRSIKDKASSSAQFVKKMLASLPFSCQSQSPSPYFDQSLFRFDDKLISATDRHRQSTDHPIKFILRRHPYSLKFKIKPGPEAGSMDGRAKKISSFLFHPILPLALSVQQTLFLQPSVVNIHFRR